A genomic region of Alistipes megaguti contains the following coding sequences:
- the eno gene encoding phosphopyruvate hydratase, whose product MQIVEIHAREILDSRGNPTVEVEVRTVSGAFGRAAVPSGASTGENEALELRDGDKNRYLGKGVLNAVKNVNEVIAPAIIGMNVSDQVGIDKAMIALDGTPTKSKLGANAILGVSLAVARAAADYFGMPLYRYIGGANAKTLPVPMMNIINGGSHSDAPIAFQEFMIRPVGAPSLKEGVRMGAEVFHNLKKVLHERGLSTAVGDEGGFAPALNGTEDALESIIKAIEKAGYVPGKDVMIGMDCASSEFYKDGVYDYTVFEGEKGAKRTSKEQVEYLKGLVAKYPIDSIEDGMSENDWEGWQLLTAELGGKCQLVGDDLFVTNVNFLKKGIEMGCANSILIKVNQIGTLTETLDAIEMAHRAGYTTVTSHRSGETEDSTIADIAVATNSGQIKTGSMSRSDRMAKYNQLLRIEEELGDVAIYGYKKVYRK is encoded by the coding sequence ATGCAGATTGTAGAGATTCATGCAAGAGAGATCCTCGACTCGCGAGGCAATCCGACCGTTGAGGTCGAAGTTCGCACCGTATCCGGTGCTTTCGGTCGTGCTGCCGTTCCGAGCGGCGCTTCGACGGGCGAGAATGAGGCCCTGGAGCTCCGCGACGGCGACAAGAACCGTTACCTGGGCAAGGGCGTTCTCAACGCTGTGAAGAATGTCAACGAGGTGATCGCTCCGGCCATCATCGGCATGAACGTCTCCGATCAGGTCGGCATCGACAAGGCCATGATCGCTCTGGACGGCACGCCGACCAAGTCGAAGCTCGGCGCCAACGCCATCCTCGGCGTATCGCTGGCCGTAGCCCGCGCCGCTGCCGACTACTTCGGAATGCCCCTCTACCGCTATATCGGTGGTGCCAACGCCAAGACGCTGCCCGTTCCGATGATGAACATCATCAACGGCGGTTCGCACTCCGACGCCCCGATCGCTTTCCAGGAGTTCATGATCCGTCCCGTAGGCGCTCCCTCGCTCAAGGAGGGTGTCCGCATGGGTGCCGAGGTCTTCCACAACCTCAAGAAGGTGCTCCACGAGCGCGGACTTTCGACGGCCGTAGGTGACGAGGGCGGCTTCGCTCCCGCACTCAACGGTACGGAGGACGCTCTGGAGTCGATCATCAAGGCCATCGAGAAGGCCGGCTACGTTCCCGGAAAGGACGTCATGATCGGTATGGACTGCGCTTCGTCGGAGTTCTACAAGGACGGCGTTTACGACTATACGGTATTCGAAGGCGAGAAGGGTGCAAAGCGTACCTCGAAGGAGCAGGTCGAGTACCTGAAGGGTCTGGTTGCCAAGTACCCCATCGACTCGATCGAGGACGGTATGTCGGAGAACGACTGGGAAGGCTGGCAGCTGCTGACCGCCGAACTGGGCGGCAAGTGCCAGCTCGTCGGTGACGACCTCTTCGTAACGAACGTCAACTTCCTGAAGAAGGGTATCGAGATGGGCTGCGCCAACTCGATCCTGATCAAGGTTAACCAGATCGGTACGCTGACCGAGACGCTCGACGCCATCGAGATGGCTCACCGCGCCGGCTACACGACGGTAACGTCGCACCGTTCGGGCGAGACCGAGGATTCGACGATCGCCGACATCGCCGTGGCTACGAACTCGGGCCAGATCAAGACCGGTTCGATGTCGCGTTCGGACCGTATGGCCAAGTACAACCAGCTGCTCCGTATCGAGGAGGAGCTCGGCGACGTGGCTATCTACGGCTACAAGAAGGTTTACCGCAAGTAA
- a CDS encoding S-adenosylmethionine:tRNA ribosyltransferase-isomerase, producing the protein MERHIDINRFDYDLPDERIAKFPLAERSASKLLVYRGGEISERHFADIGEVLPAGELLVFNNTKVIRARIIMHKPSGARIEVFCLEPHRPADYERAFAVVGRCEWSCIVGNRKKWKEGYVEINFEHEGRAEYLRAWLTEDRGRECTVRFEWTAPMTFGQLLEHLGRIPIPPYLNRESEEIDNTRYQTVYSKFEGSVAAPTAGLHFTPELIDAMKERGFEFEEVTLHVGAGTFLPVKDEDAARHPMHTEHFEVRRATVARLLERWGHITAVGTTSVRTLESLTALGWRIRTVGTPDADRVIGQWELYDIPSDYTGREALGDLLAWMDREGTDRLKAATQIMITPLGYEFRIVHNIVTNFHQPKSTLLLLVSAFVGDDWRRIYDYALSHGFRFLSYGDSSVLMR; encoded by the coding sequence ATGGAAAGACACATCGACATAAACCGTTTTGATTACGACCTTCCGGACGAGCGGATTGCCAAATTCCCGCTGGCCGAACGCAGTGCCTCGAAACTGCTCGTTTATCGTGGCGGCGAGATCTCCGAGCGTCATTTTGCCGACATCGGCGAGGTGCTGCCCGCCGGCGAACTGCTGGTCTTCAACAACACGAAGGTGATCCGTGCGCGGATCATCATGCACAAGCCTTCGGGCGCGCGCATCGAGGTCTTCTGCCTCGAACCGCACCGCCCGGCCGACTACGAGCGGGCCTTTGCCGTCGTGGGCCGCTGCGAGTGGTCGTGCATCGTGGGCAACCGCAAGAAGTGGAAGGAGGGCTACGTAGAGATCAACTTCGAACACGAGGGCCGGGCCGAATATCTCCGGGCGTGGCTTACGGAGGATCGCGGCCGCGAGTGCACGGTGCGCTTCGAGTGGACGGCGCCGATGACCTTCGGCCAGCTGCTGGAGCATCTGGGGCGCATCCCGATCCCGCCCTACTTGAACCGTGAGAGTGAGGAGATCGACAATACGCGTTACCAGACCGTCTATTCGAAGTTCGAGGGGTCGGTGGCAGCTCCCACGGCCGGACTGCACTTTACGCCCGAACTGATCGACGCGATGAAGGAGCGCGGCTTTGAGTTCGAGGAGGTGACGCTGCACGTCGGGGCGGGGACGTTCCTGCCCGTGAAGGACGAGGATGCCGCCCGCCATCCGATGCACACCGAACACTTCGAGGTGCGCCGCGCAACGGTGGCCCGGCTGCTCGAACGCTGGGGCCACATCACGGCCGTCGGCACCACCTCGGTGCGGACGCTGGAGTCGCTCACGGCGCTTGGCTGGCGCATCCGCACCGTGGGGACGCCCGATGCCGACCGCGTGATCGGCCAGTGGGAACTCTACGACATCCCGTCGGACTATACGGGCCGTGAGGCGCTCGGCGACCTGCTGGCCTGGATGGATCGTGAGGGGACTGACCGGCTGAAGGCCGCCACGCAGATCATGATTACGCCGCTGGGCTACGAATTCCGCATCGTGCACAACATCGTCACGAACTTTCACCAGCCCAAATCGACGCTGCTGCTGTTGGTTTCGGCCTTTGTGGGCGACGATTGGCGGCGCATTTACGACTATGCCCTTTCGCACGGCTTCCGTTTCCTGAGCTACGGCGATTCGTCGGTGCTCATGCGGTAG
- a CDS encoding IS5 family transposase produces the protein MIKNTNNSPSLFSNLSDMLNQSHPLYQLADKIDWGKFETAFQPLYCQDNGRPGKPIRLMCGLLILKHLRNLSDESLVEQWSENAYYQYFCGMQEFTPSAPCASSELVHFRKRIGEKGIELIFQESIRVNNDDDDGRHHDTAFIDSTVQEKNITYPTDAKLHKKIVKKVLGIVKKLGLPLRQSYTFVLKKIYRDQRFRNHPKNREKALRADRRLRTIAGRLVRELKRNLKENHDYDKLLRLFETVLSQRRNSRKKIYSIHEPDVQCISKGKEHKKYEFGNKVSIIRSATGIILGAISFRNEYDGHTIESSLAQVERLTGRKIKVLAGDRGYRGRKEINGTKIMIPDVPKKSDRRYQKLKKHKLFCKRAGIEPTIGHLKSDYRLGRNFYKGVVGDAVNVLLAAAAYNFKRAMKALWCMLHKICEILWKNDISQKWAF, from the coding sequence ATGATTAAAAATACGAATAACAGTCCTTCTTTATTCAGCAACCTATCAGACATGCTGAACCAATCGCACCCGCTTTACCAATTGGCAGACAAAATAGATTGGGGAAAATTTGAAACGGCTTTTCAACCTTTGTATTGTCAGGATAACGGCCGTCCCGGCAAGCCAATCCGTTTAATGTGCGGTTTGCTTATCCTGAAACACCTTCGTAACCTGTCGGATGAGTCTTTGGTAGAGCAATGGAGCGAAAACGCTTATTATCAGTATTTCTGTGGCATGCAGGAGTTTACCCCGTCTGCCCCTTGTGCGTCTTCAGAACTGGTTCATTTCCGCAAACGTATCGGTGAAAAGGGAATTGAACTCATTTTCCAGGAAAGTATCCGTGTGAATAACGACGATGATGATGGCCGTCATCATGATACGGCTTTTATTGATTCCACAGTTCAGGAAAAGAACATCACTTACCCCACGGATGCAAAGTTGCATAAGAAGATCGTGAAGAAAGTTCTTGGCATTGTAAAAAAGCTGGGACTTCCCCTGCGCCAAAGCTACACCTTTGTGCTGAAGAAGATCTATCGTGACCAGCGTTTCCGGAACCATCCCAAAAACAGGGAAAAAGCTCTCAGGGCGGACAGGCGTTTACGTACAATAGCCGGAAGACTTGTCAGGGAACTGAAGCGTAATCTTAAAGAGAATCACGACTATGATAAATTGCTCAGACTCTTTGAAACCGTTCTGTCCCAAAGGCGGAACAGCCGGAAAAAGATTTATTCCATCCATGAGCCGGACGTGCAATGTATCAGCAAGGGTAAAGAACATAAAAAATATGAATTCGGCAACAAGGTGTCCATCATACGTTCTGCCACAGGAATTATTCTTGGAGCCATATCCTTTCGCAATGAATATGACGGTCATACCATCGAGTCTTCCTTGGCGCAGGTAGAACGGTTAACCGGAAGGAAGATTAAAGTGCTGGCTGGTGATAGAGGATACAGAGGCAGGAAGGAAATTAACGGGACGAAGATTATGATTCCCGATGTTCCCAAGAAATCAGACAGACGTTATCAGAAGCTGAAAAAACATAAACTTTTCTGCAAGCGTGCAGGTATAGAACCAACAATAGGTCACTTAAAGTCAGATTACCGATTGGGCCGCAACTTTTATAAAGGTGTGGTCGGGGATGCTGTGAACGTGCTACTGGCGGCAGCAGCCTATAACTTCAAAAGAGCCATGAAAGCTCTTTGGTGCATGCTTCATAAAATCTGCGAGATACTGTGGAAAAACGATATCTCGCAAAAATGGGCTTTTTAA
- a CDS encoding peptide chain release factor 3: MTLQEEITRRRTFAVIAHPDAGKTTLTEKLLLFGGAIHVAGAVKSNKIKKGATSDFMEIERQRGISVATSVMGFEYEGRKINILDTPGHEDFAEDTYRTLTAVDSVIIVIDGAKGVESQTRKLMEVCRMRQTPVMVFINKLDRPSKEPFDLLDEVEKELHIRVRPLTFPISNGPTFKGVYNLYERHLSLFTSDEKFTADASTVEISNLSSAVLDDHIGTKYADQLRQDVELVEGVYDEFDREAYLRGELAPVFFGSAVNNFGVRELLECFIRIAPSPRPSQTETRTVEPAEPRMTGFVFKIHANMDPNHRDRIAFLKICSGIFERNKNYLHVRSGKQMKFSSPTAFMAEKKSVIDTAYPGDIVGLHDTGNFKIGDTFTEGEKLKFTGIPSFAPEQFRYIENADPMKFKQLAKGIDQLMDEGVAQLFTSSLNGRKIIGTVGALQFEVIQYRLEHEYNAACRWEPISIYKACWIESDNAAQLADFKRRKHTNMAVDKHGRDVFLADTSYALALAQENFKDIRFHFTSEF, translated from the coding sequence ATGACCCTACAGGAAGAGATCACCCGACGGCGGACCTTTGCCGTCATCGCCCACCCCGATGCGGGAAAAACCACACTTACCGAAAAACTGCTCCTCTTCGGCGGCGCCATCCACGTGGCGGGAGCCGTCAAAAGCAACAAAATCAAGAAGGGAGCCACCTCCGACTTCATGGAGATCGAGCGCCAGCGCGGCATCTCGGTGGCCACGTCGGTGATGGGTTTCGAGTATGAGGGCCGCAAGATCAACATCCTCGATACGCCGGGCCACGAAGACTTCGCCGAGGATACCTACCGCACGCTGACGGCCGTCGATTCGGTGATCATCGTCATCGACGGCGCCAAGGGCGTCGAGTCCCAGACCCGCAAACTGATGGAGGTCTGCCGCATGCGGCAGACGCCCGTGATGGTCTTCATCAACAAGCTGGACCGCCCCTCGAAGGAGCCCTTCGACCTGCTGGACGAGGTGGAGAAGGAGCTGCACATCCGCGTGCGGCCGCTGACCTTCCCGATCTCGAACGGCCCCACGTTCAAGGGGGTCTACAACCTCTATGAGCGCCACCTCTCGCTCTTCACCTCGGACGAGAAGTTCACGGCCGACGCCTCGACGGTCGAGATCTCGAACCTCTCGTCGGCGGTGCTCGACGACCACATCGGAACGAAATACGCCGACCAGCTGCGCCAGGATGTCGAACTGGTCGAGGGCGTTTACGACGAATTCGACCGCGAAGCCTACCTGCGCGGCGAACTGGCCCCGGTCTTCTTCGGATCGGCGGTGAACAACTTCGGCGTGAGGGAGCTGCTCGAGTGCTTCATCCGCATCGCCCCGTCGCCGCGCCCCTCGCAGACCGAAACCCGCACGGTGGAACCTGCAGAGCCCAGGATGACGGGCTTCGTCTTCAAGATCCACGCCAACATGGATCCCAACCACCGCGACCGCATCGCCTTCCTGAAGATCTGCTCGGGCATCTTCGAGCGCAACAAGAACTACCTCCACGTGCGCAGCGGCAAGCAGATGAAATTCTCCTCGCCGACAGCCTTCATGGCCGAGAAGAAGTCGGTCATCGACACGGCCTACCCGGGTGATATCGTGGGCCTTCACGATACGGGCAACTTCAAGATCGGCGATACGTTCACCGAGGGTGAGAAGCTCAAGTTCACGGGCATTCCGTCGTTCGCCCCGGAGCAGTTCCGCTACATCGAGAATGCCGACCCGATGAAATTCAAGCAACTGGCCAAGGGCATCGACCAGCTGATGGACGAAGGCGTGGCGCAGCTCTTTACGTCGTCGCTCAACGGCCGCAAGATCATCGGTACGGTCGGAGCGCTGCAGTTCGAGGTGATCCAGTACCGTCTGGAGCACGAGTACAACGCCGCGTGCCGCTGGGAGCCGATCTCGATCTACAAGGCCTGCTGGATCGAGAGCGACAACGCCGCCCAGCTGGCCGACTTCAAACGCCGCAAACACACCAACATGGCCGTCGACAAACACGGCCGCGACGTCTTCCTGGCCGACACGAGTTATGCGCTGGCGCTGGCCCAGGAGAACTTCAAGGATATCCGCTTCCACTTTACCTCGGAGTTTTAA
- the nadB gene encoding L-aspartate oxidase: MKTDFLVIGSGAAGLSFALKAAAHGHVTIVTKGEMNECNTNYAQGGICSVTYAPDTFEKHIHDTMVCGAGKCDPKAVELVVRRAPELIADLIAWGTRFDKAPDGRFELNREGGHSEHRILHHEDLTGAEIERALVESVRKHPDITVLEHHFAIDLLTQHHLGEFVTRHTRGLACFGAYVLNIDTNEIETILSKFTIVATGGCGNVYSSTSNPIVATGDGIAMCHRAKAITENMEFIQFHPTTLYNPGEKPNFLITEAMRGFGAILRLPDGTEFMDKYHPMKSLAPRDVTARAIYREMTRLGMDYVYLDVTHKDPDSVRSHFPNIYEKCLSIGIDITKDWIPITPAAHYCCGGVKVDTNGETSIRNLYALGETSCTGLHGANRLASNSLIEAVVYADQAARHTASLVDKVDFQEGIPDWDFEGTQHTEEMLMLIQSKREVQQIMTNYVGIVRSNLSLKRAMRRLSILFEETEELYSKTKPNRELCELRNMIAVAYLIIKQGREIKESVGCHYNMDYPKA; the protein is encoded by the coding sequence ATGAAAACCGACTTCCTGGTTATCGGTTCCGGCGCCGCGGGTCTCTCCTTCGCGCTGAAAGCCGCTGCCCACGGACACGTTACGATTGTGACCAAGGGCGAAATGAATGAGTGCAACACCAACTACGCACAAGGCGGTATCTGTTCAGTCACCTACGCCCCCGACACCTTCGAGAAACACATCCACGACACGATGGTCTGCGGCGCGGGCAAGTGCGACCCCAAGGCCGTCGAGCTGGTCGTACGCCGCGCTCCGGAGCTGATCGCCGACCTGATCGCCTGGGGGACGCGCTTCGACAAGGCCCCCGACGGACGTTTTGAACTCAACCGCGAAGGCGGCCACTCCGAACACCGGATCCTCCACCACGAAGACCTCACGGGCGCCGAGATCGAACGCGCCCTCGTGGAGTCAGTCCGCAAGCACCCCGACATCACGGTCCTCGAGCACCACTTCGCCATCGACCTGCTCACGCAGCACCATCTGGGCGAATTCGTCACGCGCCACACGCGCGGACTGGCCTGCTTCGGGGCCTACGTCCTCAACATCGACACGAACGAGATCGAAACCATCCTCTCGAAGTTCACGATCGTCGCCACGGGCGGCTGCGGCAACGTCTACTCGTCGACCTCGAACCCGATTGTCGCCACGGGTGACGGCATCGCCATGTGCCACCGCGCCAAGGCCATCACCGAGAACATGGAGTTCATCCAGTTCCATCCCACGACGCTCTACAACCCGGGCGAAAAGCCCAACTTCCTGATCACGGAGGCTATGCGCGGCTTCGGCGCCATCCTGCGCCTGCCCGACGGCACGGAGTTCATGGACAAGTACCACCCGATGAAGTCGCTCGCACCGCGCGACGTGACGGCCCGGGCCATCTACCGCGAAATGACCCGTCTGGGCATGGACTACGTCTACCTCGACGTCACGCACAAGGATCCCGACTCGGTGCGCAGCCACTTCCCCAACATCTACGAGAAGTGCCTCTCGATCGGCATCGACATCACCAAGGACTGGATCCCCATCACGCCGGCGGCCCACTACTGCTGCGGCGGCGTGAAGGTCGACACCAACGGTGAGACCTCGATCCGCAACCTCTACGCCCTGGGCGAAACCTCCTGCACGGGGCTGCACGGCGCCAACCGGCTGGCCTCCAATTCGCTCATCGAGGCGGTGGTCTACGCCGACCAGGCCGCCCGCCATACGGCCTCGCTGGTCGACAAGGTCGATTTCCAGGAGGGGATCCCCGACTGGGACTTCGAGGGAACGCAGCACACCGAGGAGATGCTGATGCTGATCCAGTCGAAACGCGAGGTGCAGCAGATCATGACCAATTACGTGGGCATCGTGCGCTCGAACCTCTCGCTCAAACGCGCCATGCGCCGTCTGTCGATCCTCTTCGAGGAGACCGAGGAGCTCTACAGCAAAACCAAACCCAACCGCGAACTGTGCGAACTGCGCAACATGATCGCCGTGGCCTACCTGATCATCAAGCAGGGGCGCGAGATCAAGGAGTCGGTGGGATGTCACTACAATATGGATTACCCGAAAGCCTGA